The Nicotiana tabacum cultivar K326 chromosome 14, ASM71507v2, whole genome shotgun sequence genome contains a region encoding:
- the LOC107810574 gene encoding importin subunit alpha-2: MSLRPSARTEVRRNRYKVAVDAEEGRRRREDNMVEIRKSKREESLLKKRREGLQPQQQPFPANLHTSTVEKKLESLPSMVAGVWSNDNNLQLEATTQFRKLLSIERSPPIEEVIQSGVVPRFVEFLMREDFPQLQFEAAWALTNIASGTSENTRVVIDHGAVPIFVKLLGSPSDDVREQAVWALGNVAGDSPRCRDLVLSNGALIPLLAQLNEHAKLSMLRNATWTLSNFCRGKPQPPFEQVRPALSALQRLVHSNDEEVLTDACWALSYLSDGTNDKIQAVIEAGVCPRLVELLMHPSPSVLIPALRTVGNIVTGDDLQTQCIIEHGALTCLLSLLTHNHKKSIKKEACWTISNITAGNKEQIQAVIEAGLIAPLVNLLQTAEFDIKKEAAWAISNATSGGTHEQIKFLVSQGCIKPLCDLLVCPDPRIVTVCLEGLENILKVGEAEKANTGGINFYAQLTDDAEGLEKIENLQSHDNNEIYEKAVKILETYWLEEEDETLPAGDETQAGFNFGGNDIQLPSGGFKFG; the protein is encoded by the exons ATGTCTCTGAGACCAAGTGCTAGGACGGAAGTTCGTCGGAACCGGTACAAGGTCGCCGTCGACGCCGAGGAAGGCCGGCGCCGGCGAGAGGACAACATGGTTGAGATCCGAAAGAGCAAGAGAGAAGAGAGTTTGCTCAAGAAGCGTAGGGAAGGCCTTCAACCCCAACAACAACCCTTCCCGGCTAATCTCCATACATCTACCGTGGAAAAAAAG TTGGAAAGTCTTCCATCAATGGTTGCTGGTGTTTGGTCAAATGATAACAATTTGCAGCTGGAGGCCACCACACAATTCCGTAAATTGCTCTCTATTG AAAGGAGTCCTCCTATTGAGGAAGTTATACAATCTGGTGTTGTTCCTCGATTTGTTGAGTTTCTAATGAGGGAAGACTTTCCGCAGCTCCAG TTTGAAGCTGCTTGGGCTCTCACAAACATTGCTTCTGGTACCTCGGAGAATACCAGAGTGGTGATTGATCATGGGGCGGTGCCAATTTTTGTAAAGCTTCTGGGTTCTCCAAGTGATGATGTCCGTGAGCAG GCTGTGTGGGCATTGGGAAATGTTGCTGGCGATTCTCCTAGATGCCGTGATCTTGTGCTTAGTAATGGGGCTTTGATTCCTTTGCTGGCTCAGTTGAACGAGCATGCCAAGCTTTCAATGCTGAGAAATGCCACGTGGACTTTATCAAACTTTTGTAGAGGCAAGCCGCAACCTCCATTTGAGCAG GTGAGACCAGCACTCTCAGCTCTTCAGCGCCTCGTTCATTCGAATGATGAAGAGGTGCTAACAGATGCATGCTGGGCACTTTCTTACCTTTCTGATGGTACCAACGACAAAATTCAAGCCGTCATTGAAGCAGGTGTTTGTCCACGGCTGGTTGAGCTCCTCAT GCATCCGTCTCCTTCAGTACTCATCCCTGCTCTCCGTACAGTTGGAAATATTGTTACAGGAGATGACCTCCAGACTCAG TGCATTATTGAACATGGTGCCCTTACTTGCCTGCTGAGCTTGTTAACACACAATCACAAAAAGAGCATCAAGAAAGAGGCATGCTGGACCATATCCAATATTACTGCTGGGAACAAGGAGCAGATACAG GCTGTAATTGAGGCTGGATTAATTGCTCCTCTGGTCAATCTGCTTCAAACTGCAGAATTTGATATCAAAAAAGAGGCTGCCTGGGCTATTTCAAATGCTACTTCTGGTGGGACTCATGAGCAGATCAA GTTCTTGGTGAGTCAGGGTTGCATAAAGCCtctatgtgatttgcttgtgtGCCCCGATCCAAGGATTGTCACAGTCTGTCTGGAAGGATTAGAAAACATATTGAAGGTTGGGGAAGCAGAAAAAGCAAACACTGGAGGCATTAATTTCTATGCTCAGCTGACCGACGATGCAGAGGGATTGGAAAAGATTGAAAACCTTCAGAGTCATGATAACAATGAGATATATGAGAAGGCTGTTAAGATACTGGAAACATACTGGTTGGAGGAGGAGGACGAAACATTGCCGGCAGGTGATGAAACACAAGCTGGATTCAATTTTGGCGGGAATGACATTCAACTTCCATCTGGTGGATTCAAGTTTGGTTGA